One genomic window of Apium graveolens cultivar Ventura unplaced genomic scaffold, ASM990537v1 ctg1077, whole genome shotgun sequence includes the following:
- the LOC141699699 gene encoding UPF0481 protein At3g47200-like, whose translation MDNLMITKESNKDVYMVVEEDKNEVRINLKENNKEVHIYIEEKNKEVHPSQDDFKRPRELAVKSLVSSLNKELVALPDDLYGGFIFKVSEKYRKLKEESYTPRVVSIGPLHHGKSHLQAMEVYKLKCLKHCLNKYGISLNELGEHVTEVEGHVRACYEDFKFNSEEFSKMILVDAIFIIQLIVKDDAHMSDQAEILGGNSWKASDIMHDMLLLENQLPLFFIAGLLRILDPVHKKDYSEDLPEYFHDTLEDLPEYSPDILEDSPDYFQESVGNLADIFQESSEHSAHCEESSKESAEATPVNYLETYERSHDYYQESFLKDLLEYFEEVGITCRLSLTPDCKYAWHLVDFLLTLHVPSNSTRKSLPNGSGRFEYNRTASKLQKAGVRFNHGKSKLFEVSFDKKAGLLTIPQLTVNDMTETFFRNLIAFEQYEHSDKFITSYIIFMDRLINTAEDVELLVKHKIIKNLLGDKQLVADLFNNIHKEVIEDDRNFYFAETCRDLDGYSKDYIHRWKSRWFRWRLILKNKYFNNPWSAISFIAAGIVIILTVVQTVCDVLGI comes from the coding sequence ATGGATAACTTAATGATTACAAAAGAAAGCAACAAAGATGTTTATATGGTTGTAGAAGAAGACAAGAATGAAGTTCGTATAAATTTAAAAGAAAACAACAAAGAAGTTCACATATATATAGAAGAAAAGAACAAAGAAGTTCACCCAAGTCAAGACGATTTCAAAAGACCAAGAGAGTTGGCTGTAAAAAGTTTAGTATCTTCTCTGAACAAGGAACTAGTTGCATTGCCTGATGATTTGTATGGGGGATTTATCTTTAAAGTCTCTGAGAAATACAGGAAATTGAAAGAAGAATCTTATACACCTCGTGTAGTCTCTATTGGGCCACTTCACCATGGAAAGAGCCATTTACAAGCCATGGAAGTGTACAAATTAAAATGCCTGAAGCACTGTTTGAATAAATATGGGATCAGTTTGAATGAGTTGGGTGAACATGTAACCGAAGTGGAAGGTCACGTCCGCGCCTGCTATGAAGATTTTAAATTTAATTCGGAAGAGTTTTCTAAGATGATATTGGTGGATGCCATCTTCATCATTCAACTCATCGTAAAGGACGATGCACATATGTCAGATCAAGCTGAAATCTTAGGTGGAAATTCATGGAAGGCAAGTGATATAATGCACGACATGTTATTACTTGAAAATCAGCTTCCTCTATTTTTCATTGCAGGGCTACTAAGAATATTGGATCCTGTTCATAAAAAAGATTATTCTGAGGATTTGCCCGAGTATTTTCATGATACTTTGGAAGATTTACCCGAGTATTCTCCTGATATTTTGGAAGATTCGCCTGACTATTTCCAGGAGAGTGTTGGAAATTTAGCTGACATTTTTCAGGAGTCTTCAGAACATTCAGCTCATTGTGAGGAGTCTTCTAAGGAATCAGCTGAAGCTACACCGGTCAATTATTTGGAGACTTATGAACGTTCACATGACTATTATCAAGAGTCTTTTCTAAAAGATTTGCTTGAATATTTTGAGGAAGTCGGGATTACATGCAGACTAAGCCTCACACCTGATTGTAAATATGCATGGCATCTGGTCGATTTCCTGCTTACTCTACACGTACCCTCTAACAGTACACGCAAGTCATTACCCAATGGCAGCGGCAGGTTTGAATATAACAGAACTGCTAGTAAGTTACAGAAAGCTGGGGTCCGTTTCAATCACGGGAAGAGCAAATTGTTTGAAGTATCGTTTGATAAAAAAGCCGGACTGTTAACAATTCCCCAGTTGACAGTTAATGATATGACTGAAACCTTTTTCCGGAATCTGATAGCATTTGAACAATATGAGCACAGCGACAAGTTCATCACCAGCTATATAATCTTCATGGATAGACTTATAAATACAGCTGAAGATGTCGAATTGCTAGTGAAGCACAAAATAATCAAAAATCTGCTTGGTGACAAACAACTAGTAGCTGACCTTTTTAACAACATACACAAGGAGGTAATAGAGGATGATAGAAACTTCTATTTTGCGGAAACTTGTAGAGATCTGGATGGGTACAGCAAAGATTACATTCACAGGTGGAAGTCGAGGTGGTTCAGATGGAGACTGATCTTGAAGAACAAGTACTTTAACAATCCATGGTCTGCCATCTCTTTCATTGCTGCAGGTATTGTAATAATCCTCACTGTAGTGCAAACTGTGTGTGATGTATTAGGAATATAG